DNA from Acetomicrobium sp. S15 = DSM 107314:
ACGCCCTCGCCGAATTCCACCAAACTGCCGTCTGAACCTATCATGCCATACGGACTCTGCATAATGAGCTCCAGATCTTCTTCTTGCATGTTGAAGGAAACGATATCGGCACCTCCGGCGATCTGGATTTCAATGGCTGCATCCACCGGCGCTATACCCTTGGTTTCTCCAATTTCTTTTAGGTTTTTGCCTTCCAGAGTTGGATCGCTGCTGCAACGGGCTATAAACAGAGTGTGAGGGCCGCCGCGGCGCTCGATGTTGGCTGACATTTCCTCGCGAATCTTGACACGCATATTTGAATCTTGCAGACGTTTGACCAGTTCACCATGACCGCCCTCTTGCGCCCAACGGGGTATAATTGCCCCCATGAGGCTGGTCCCAGAAGCCACATATGGGTATTGGTCAAAAGTTACATCGACACCGCGGGCGCGGGCTTGAGCAATCAGGTCTAAAATCTCGTTTGCTTTGCCCCAAACCGGCTTGCCCAAGCACTTCAAGTGCGAAATCTGCACAGGTGCCCTCGATTTCTCACCGATCTCGATAGCCTCCTTCACGGCGGCGCCAAGGCCGATGTTGTAGTCGCTTTCGTCACGGATATGAGTGGTGTAGATGCCACCGTAACCGGCCACTACTTTGGCCAGCTCGATCACCTCGTCGGTCTTTGCATAAAAACCGGGTGCATAGTAAAGGCCTGTAGATATGCCAAATGCGCCACTCCGCATCGCCTCTGTTGCGAGGGTCTTCATCTTGTCCAGTTCAACCGCCGTAGGGGCGCGATTGACCATGCCCATGACCTCTTCGCGAATGGTGCCGTGTCCTACCAGCAGGGCGAAGTTGATTCCTATGTTTTTCTTTTCTAACTCGGCCAGCCTTTCCTTTACCGGGAAGAGAGAGCCGCCGCAATTACCACCGACAACGGTCGTGACCCCTTGCTGGATGTAGTTTTCGGCCAGCGGCAGGTCGAAAATATCATCGTCGGCATGAGTATGAATATCGATGAACCCCGGCGCCACCACCATACCTGTAGCGTCAATGCAGCGAGTTGCTACCGCACCTTCAAGATTTCCTATGGCAGTGATATGACCATTGTTGATGCCGACGTCTGCATAATACCAGGGATTCTCCGTGCCATCGATGACCTTGCCGCCTGTTATGATCGTGTCGAAACGAGGATAATTCGCACTTACAGGAAAGGCACCCAATATAACCATCAACATAGTACAGGTAATAACCCAATGTCTTTTCATTCACATTCATCCTCCTCTAAGGGGCTATATTTATAATTCTCCCCCCATATTCCTTCTCGTTCCATTATTTTATATTTAGCCAGACATCTTGTCGATGTAGTTATCGTGAATGCTCTACAGAGCTGTTGGCGATGAAGGGATGTACAAAAAACATGGCATTTATCCTGTTGCTATCGTTACCGCGAGTAATCACGGGGATGTACTCTTGGAAATCTTTGCACCTCCCCTTGACCTTTCTCGAAAGGGCGTGTAACATATTTACGCGGCAAGCATGGTCCGTTATCGGCGGCAATAAACGAAGGTGCGGGGTGCTGCAACGGGCGGAAGTAGCTCAGGGGTAGAGCACAACCTTGCCAAGGTTGGGGTCGCGGGTTCAAATCCCGTCTTCCGCTCCAGTAAATTCGGCGGCATAGCCAAGCGGCAAGGCAGGGGACTGCAAATCCCTTATTCCCCGGTTCAAATCCGGGTGCCGCCTCCACTGTATTTATATAAGTGTTTTGGGCATTCCGGCGTAGCTCAAGCGGCAGAGCGGGTGGCTGTTAAC
Protein-coding regions in this window:
- a CDS encoding N-acyl-D-amino-acid deacylase family protein, whose product is MKRHWVITCTMLMVILGAFPVSANYPRFDTIITGGKVIDGTENPWYYADVGINNGHITAIGNLEGAVATRCIDATGMVVAPGFIDIHTHADDDIFDLPLAENYIQQGVTTVVGGNCGGSLFPVKERLAELEKKNIGINFALLVGHGTIREEVMGMVNRAPTAVELDKMKTLATEAMRSGAFGISTGLYYAPGFYAKTDEVIELAKVVAGYGGIYTTHIRDESDYNIGLGAAVKEAIEIGEKSRAPVQISHLKCLGKPVWGKANEILDLIAQARARGVDVTFDQYPYVASGTSLMGAIIPRWAQEGGHGELVKRLQDSNMRVKIREEMSANIERRGGPHTLFIARCSSDPTLEGKNLKEIGETKGIAPVDAAIEIQIAGGADIVSFNMQEEDLELIMQSPYGMIGSDGSLVEFGEGVPHPRYYGTFPRVLGLYVREKGVLSLEEAVRKMTSAPANRLGLTDRGILREGMVADIVIFDPETVRDLATFEKPHQYPQGIVYVLLAGHVTVEMGKHTGVRAGQVLYHRAQPCQ